One window of the Populus trichocarpa isolate Nisqually-1 chromosome 9, P.trichocarpa_v4.1, whole genome shotgun sequence genome contains the following:
- the LOC7475056 gene encoding uncharacterized protein LOC7475056, producing the protein MASVVISRRLSHKLLKPSPSSSISSLFISHGPQNHPSLDSNSSLSQQPTLNTNLNISNSFSSFPARYSTLEHQSLIDPEPPNLTLYFIRSYSCSSTKTRGHGFTRSSFFSASDIGKAQNPAKTPDFNQKGSIFTKSKDSSLDSELKNPRFIRLLNLKPRYFSSSNSPSESDKSQNQSEHPSQIPDLKHQEIEGPTVERDLSALANETREVLESMMKNIYGLSRAVAVLGLVQLGLGALISYVTKATPMTEVSIQSFVAFGFPFTLAFMLRQSLKPMYFFKKMEELGRLQILTLTLQVAKNLNIFFVRVRGVSFLCIAGMSVGLLITLLSR; encoded by the coding sequence ATGGCTTCCGTTGTGATCTCACGTAGACTCTCTCATAAGTTACTAAAACCCTCTCCTTCCTCGTCTATTTCCTCCCTTTTCATCTCCCATGGACCCCAAAACCACCCTTCCCTTGATTCTAATTCCAGTCTTTCTCAACAACCAACCTTAAACACTAATCTCAATATCTCTAATTCCTTTTCAAGCTTTCCTGCTCGTTACTCCACTCTGGAACACCAATCACTAATAGATCCAGAACCCCCAAATCTTACTCTCTATTTTATTAGATCGTACTCTTGTTCTAGTACTAAAACCAGAGGTCATGGCTTTACTcgttctagttttttttccgCATCTGATATTGGAAAAGCCCAAAATCCAGCTAaaacccctgatttcaatcaaaaaGGTTCTATTTTTACAAAATCCAAAGATTCTAGTTTGGATAGTGAGCTGAAAAATCCTAGATTTATTAGGTTGTTGAACCTTAAACCCAGatatttttcaagttcaaattcaCCATCAGAATCCGATAAGTCCCAAAACCAAAGCGAGCATCCAAGCCAAATCCCTGATCTCAAACACCaagaaattgagggaccaaCTGTAGAAAGGGACCTCTCAGCTTTAGCCAATGAGACCAGAGAGGTTTTGGAAAGTATGATGAAGAATATTTATGGTCTGAGCAGAGCTGTTGCTGTGCTGGGTCTGGTTCAACTAGGACTTGGAGCCTTGATCTCTTATGTTACAAAAGCAACTCCCATGACTGAGGTGTCAATTCAAAGTTTTGTGGCTTTCGGATTCCCTTTTACCTTGGCATTTATGTTGAGGCAATCATTGAAGCCAATGTACTTCTTTAAGAAGATGGAGGAGCTAGGAAGGTTGCAGATTTTGACTTTAACACTTCAGGTTGCTAAAAACTTGAATATCTTCTTTGTGAGGGTTCGTGGGGTTTCCTTTTTGTGCATTGCGGGGATGTCAGTTGGGCTGTTGATCACTTTGTTGTCAAGATGA
- the LOC7482274 gene encoding uncharacterized protein LOC7482274 isoform X1 produces MGSVDKKIRVNFSGDGAALLRDRVSEKLKEFMGDYTDDVLVEYVIVLLRNGRDKEEARNELNVFLGDDSESFVSWLWDHLATNLDLYVQPQETGTDEVARTNPTLVEQTGGNESHHMDSEPQKVKPDNSYRGRHKREWKGVVRDVNHRPPLRSSVVVNIHQEEKTHCEVSHARRSTSPQPPQQKKRSQHDERQHVKQRDTVSQATSRAPRRLLQFAVRDAVRTLRPSGMVKEPLLKRLRSVVSTSTEDTSLVDRPRRLQSIARVPNPMATVLKAVQEAAEDVVKVKSSGSVFDRLGRDMDASLTTEQVTEFRDAAVEDDEYEELNGIQEQNHSNYPQRSKFCGHAGAMNMMEHEAGLTSDLMSDNEGYDDANVVDHRVMDVSHTGTSYGSKGEDALMSKYNLAKDQSAANTSLKIVNISVNVNTWRPPHYQEPRDAAMDNQKSVQNNEGNAGRFGAKLMKEVSKPVSVGNGNAKPAGGIQQEPQKPPSSASGPYTAGCPLEDADSRTIFVSNVHFAATKDSLSRHFNKFGEVLKVVIVTDAATGQPTGSAYVEFMHKEAADNALSLDGTSFMSRILKVMKRSSSNQEANLITTWPRIARGSTYTAGRFSRAAFPRGTPAAFRPRLHVKPGARSLQWKRDAQATPAGSSAAVSGSSVVSPSVRSLTYVRTEPKPDRYSGTAGV; encoded by the exons ATGGGAAGcgtggataaaaaaattagggttaatTTCAGTGGAGATGGAGCCGCTTTGTTGAGAGATAGAGTTAGCGAGAAGCTTAAGGAGTTTATGGGCGATTACACTGACGATGTTCTTGTG GAATATGTAATTGTCTTGCTGAGAAATGGCAGGGATAAGGAAGAAGCAAGAAAtgaattgaatgtttttttgggGGATGACAGTGAGTCTTTTGTATCCTG GCTGTGGGATCACTTGGCTACAAATCTGGATTTGTATGTACAGCCTCAGGAGACTGGCACAGATGAAGTGGCCAGAACAAATCCCACACTGGTAGAACAGACTGGGGGGAATGAATCTCATCATATGGATTCTGAACCCCAAAAAGTGAAGCCTGATAATTCATATAGAGGCCGGCATAAAAGAGAATGGAAAGGTGTAGTGAGAGATGTGAACCACCGGCCTCCTCTTCGAAGCTCCGTGGTTGTTAATATTCATCAGGAGGAAAAAACTCATTGTGAAGTCAGTCATGCAAGAAGATCTACATCTCCCCAACCTCCACAGCAGAAGAAAAGGAGTCAGCATGATGAGCGACAACATGTGAAG CAGAGGGACACAGTTTCTCAAGCAACCAGTCGTGCTCCTCGACGACTACTTCAGTTTGCAGTGAGAGATGCTGTCAGAACTTTGAGACCATCTGGCATGGTAAAAGAACCCTTGCTGAAGCGTCTTCGCTCAGTAGTGTCTACATCTACTGAAGACACATCATTGGTTGATCGTCCTAGGAGGCTCCAGTCAATTGCAAGAGTTCCAAACCCCATGGCTACTGTATTAAAAGCTGTGCAAGAAGCTGCTGAAGATGTAGTAAAAGTTAAATCTTCAGGAAGTGTGTTTGACCGGCTTGGTCGTGATATGGATGCATCATTGACCACTGAACAAGTCACTGAATTTAGAGATGCTGCTGTTGAAGATGACGAATATGAAGAACTGAATGGAATTCAGGAGCAAAACCACTCAAACTATCCTCAGAGAAGCAAGTTCTGTGGACATGCAGGGGCTATGAATATGATGGAGCATGAAGCTGGATTGACTTCTGATTTGATGTCTGATAATGAAGGTTATGATGATGCCAATGTTGTGGATCATAGGGTTATGGATGTTTCTCATACTGGCACATCTTACGGAAGCAAGGGTGAGGATGCACTCATGTCAAAATACAATTTAGCTAAGGATCAGTCAGCTGCAAACACTTCTCTTAAAATAGTAAACATTTCTGTGAATGTGAATACATGGAGGCCACCTCATTATCAAGAACCCAGGGATGCTGCAATGGATAATCAGAAATCGGTTCAGAATAATGAAGGAAATGCTGGGAGATTTGGTGCTAAGCTAATGAAGGAGGTTAGCAAGCCTGTCTCAGTTGGTAATGGAAAT GCAAAACCTGCTGGTGGTATTCAGCAAGAACCTCAGAAGCCTCCATCATCTGCATCCG GTCCATACACTGCAGGTTGCCCCTTAGAAGATGCTGATTCTCGAACCATTTTCGTTAGCAAT GTTCATTTTGCTGCAACTAAGGACAGTCTATCTCGGCATTTTAACAAGTTTGGTGAAGTACTCAAAGTGGTTATAGTAACTGATGCAGCAACAGGACAACCAACAGG GTCAGCTTATGTGGAATTTATGCACAAAGAGGCAGCGGACAATGCATTGTCTCTTGATGGCACCTCATTTATGTCACGTATTCTGAAG GTCATGAAGAGAAGCTCTTCCAACCAAGAAGCTAATCTTATTACAACATGGCCCCGCATTGCCCGTGGATCTACGTATACTGCTGGTAGGTTTTCTAGAGCAGCTTTTCCAAGAGGCACTCCTGCTGCATTTAGGCCTCGGCTCCATGTGAAACCTGGTGCGAGAAGTTTGCAGTGGAAGCGAGATGCTCAAGCTACTCCAGCTGGGAGTAGTGCTGCAGTCTCTGGCAGCAGTGTTGTCTCCCCTTCTGTCCGCAGTCTCACCTATGTCCGCACAGAACCAAAACCAGATCGTTATTCGGGTACTGCTGGAGTTTGA
- the LOC7482274 gene encoding uncharacterized protein LOC7482274 isoform X2, whose product MGSVDKKIRVNFSGDGAALLRDRVSEKLKEFMGDYTDDVLVEYVIVLLRNGRDKEEARNELNVFLGDDSESFVSWLWDHLATNLDLYVQPQETGTDEVARTNPTLVEQTGGNESHHMDSEPQKVKPDNSYRGRHKREWKGVVRDVNHRPPLRSSVVVNIHQEEKTHCEVSHARRSTSPQPPQQKKRSQHDERQHVKRDTVSQATSRAPRRLLQFAVRDAVRTLRPSGMVKEPLLKRLRSVVSTSTEDTSLVDRPRRLQSIARVPNPMATVLKAVQEAAEDVVKVKSSGSVFDRLGRDMDASLTTEQVTEFRDAAVEDDEYEELNGIQEQNHSNYPQRSKFCGHAGAMNMMEHEAGLTSDLMSDNEGYDDANVVDHRVMDVSHTGTSYGSKGEDALMSKYNLAKDQSAANTSLKIVNISVNVNTWRPPHYQEPRDAAMDNQKSVQNNEGNAGRFGAKLMKEVSKPVSVGNGNAKPAGGIQQEPQKPPSSASGPYTAGCPLEDADSRTIFVSNVHFAATKDSLSRHFNKFGEVLKVVIVTDAATGQPTGSAYVEFMHKEAADNALSLDGTSFMSRILKVMKRSSSNQEANLITTWPRIARGSTYTAGRFSRAAFPRGTPAAFRPRLHVKPGARSLQWKRDAQATPAGSSAAVSGSSVVSPSVRSLTYVRTEPKPDRYSGTAGV is encoded by the exons ATGGGAAGcgtggataaaaaaattagggttaatTTCAGTGGAGATGGAGCCGCTTTGTTGAGAGATAGAGTTAGCGAGAAGCTTAAGGAGTTTATGGGCGATTACACTGACGATGTTCTTGTG GAATATGTAATTGTCTTGCTGAGAAATGGCAGGGATAAGGAAGAAGCAAGAAAtgaattgaatgtttttttgggGGATGACAGTGAGTCTTTTGTATCCTG GCTGTGGGATCACTTGGCTACAAATCTGGATTTGTATGTACAGCCTCAGGAGACTGGCACAGATGAAGTGGCCAGAACAAATCCCACACTGGTAGAACAGACTGGGGGGAATGAATCTCATCATATGGATTCTGAACCCCAAAAAGTGAAGCCTGATAATTCATATAGAGGCCGGCATAAAAGAGAATGGAAAGGTGTAGTGAGAGATGTGAACCACCGGCCTCCTCTTCGAAGCTCCGTGGTTGTTAATATTCATCAGGAGGAAAAAACTCATTGTGAAGTCAGTCATGCAAGAAGATCTACATCTCCCCAACCTCCACAGCAGAAGAAAAGGAGTCAGCATGATGAGCGACAACATGTGAAG AGGGACACAGTTTCTCAAGCAACCAGTCGTGCTCCTCGACGACTACTTCAGTTTGCAGTGAGAGATGCTGTCAGAACTTTGAGACCATCTGGCATGGTAAAAGAACCCTTGCTGAAGCGTCTTCGCTCAGTAGTGTCTACATCTACTGAAGACACATCATTGGTTGATCGTCCTAGGAGGCTCCAGTCAATTGCAAGAGTTCCAAACCCCATGGCTACTGTATTAAAAGCTGTGCAAGAAGCTGCTGAAGATGTAGTAAAAGTTAAATCTTCAGGAAGTGTGTTTGACCGGCTTGGTCGTGATATGGATGCATCATTGACCACTGAACAAGTCACTGAATTTAGAGATGCTGCTGTTGAAGATGACGAATATGAAGAACTGAATGGAATTCAGGAGCAAAACCACTCAAACTATCCTCAGAGAAGCAAGTTCTGTGGACATGCAGGGGCTATGAATATGATGGAGCATGAAGCTGGATTGACTTCTGATTTGATGTCTGATAATGAAGGTTATGATGATGCCAATGTTGTGGATCATAGGGTTATGGATGTTTCTCATACTGGCACATCTTACGGAAGCAAGGGTGAGGATGCACTCATGTCAAAATACAATTTAGCTAAGGATCAGTCAGCTGCAAACACTTCTCTTAAAATAGTAAACATTTCTGTGAATGTGAATACATGGAGGCCACCTCATTATCAAGAACCCAGGGATGCTGCAATGGATAATCAGAAATCGGTTCAGAATAATGAAGGAAATGCTGGGAGATTTGGTGCTAAGCTAATGAAGGAGGTTAGCAAGCCTGTCTCAGTTGGTAATGGAAAT GCAAAACCTGCTGGTGGTATTCAGCAAGAACCTCAGAAGCCTCCATCATCTGCATCCG GTCCATACACTGCAGGTTGCCCCTTAGAAGATGCTGATTCTCGAACCATTTTCGTTAGCAAT GTTCATTTTGCTGCAACTAAGGACAGTCTATCTCGGCATTTTAACAAGTTTGGTGAAGTACTCAAAGTGGTTATAGTAACTGATGCAGCAACAGGACAACCAACAGG GTCAGCTTATGTGGAATTTATGCACAAAGAGGCAGCGGACAATGCATTGTCTCTTGATGGCACCTCATTTATGTCACGTATTCTGAAG GTCATGAAGAGAAGCTCTTCCAACCAAGAAGCTAATCTTATTACAACATGGCCCCGCATTGCCCGTGGATCTACGTATACTGCTGGTAGGTTTTCTAGAGCAGCTTTTCCAAGAGGCACTCCTGCTGCATTTAGGCCTCGGCTCCATGTGAAACCTGGTGCGAGAAGTTTGCAGTGGAAGCGAGATGCTCAAGCTACTCCAGCTGGGAGTAGTGCTGCAGTCTCTGGCAGCAGTGTTGTCTCCCCTTCTGTCCGCAGTCTCACCTATGTCCGCACAGAACCAAAACCAGATCGTTATTCGGGTACTGCTGGAGTTTGA
- the LOC7482275 gene encoding arabinogalactan protein 23: MEMKKIACAILFAAASVSAVMADEVAAPAPSPASGASASLPIVGSLVGASLASFIALYLQ; this comes from the coding sequence ATGGAAATGAAGAAGATTGCATGCGCTATCCTCTTCGCTGCTGCCTCCGTGAGTGCAGTGATGGCTGATGAGGTTGCTGCTCCTGCCCCATCACCAGCAAGTGGTGCATCAGCTAGCTTGCCAATTGTTGGTTCATTGGTTGGCGCCTCCCTTGCTTCATTCATTGCATTGTACTTGCAGTAA
- the LOC7475057 gene encoding probable mannitol dehydrogenase encodes MGGTMHALSAVPNKAKKRGEMAEKSYEEEHPTKAFGWAARDQSGVLSPFKFSRRSTGEKDVRLKVLFCGICHTDLHMAKNEWGNSTYPLVPGHEIVGQVTGVGSKVEKFRVGDKVGVAGMIGSCHSCDSCSNNLENYCSEVIITYGAKYLDGTTTYGGYSDIMVVDEHFVVHIPDNLSLDAAAPLLCAGITVYSPLRFYGLDKPGMHVGVVGLGGLGHVAVKFAKAMGVKVTVISTSPNKKQEALEHLGADSFLVSRDQDQMQAAMGTMDGVIDTVSAMHPILPLISLLKTQGKLVLVGAPAKPLELPVFPLIVGRKIVGGSAGGGMQETQEMIDFAAKNNITADIELISMDYVNTAMERLLKTDVRYRFVIDIGNTMKN; translated from the exons ATGGGTGGCACTATGCACGCTCTCTCGGCAGTaccaaataaagcaaaaaagagGGGGGAAATGGCAGAAAAATCTTACGAGGAAGAACATCCTACCAAGGCTTTTGGATGGGCAGCCAGAGACCAATCCGGGGTCCTCTCTCCTTTCAAATTCTCCAGGAG GTCAACAGGAGAGAAGGATGTGAGATTGAAGGTGCTGTTTTGTGGAATATGTCACACAGACCTTCATATGGCCAAGAATGAGTGGGGTAATTCCACGTACCCTCTAGTTCCTGG GCATGAGATTGTTGGGCAAGTGACAGGAGTAGGAAGCAAAGTTGAAAAGTTCAGAGTTGGAGACAAAGTGGGGGTGGCGGGCATGATTGGATCATGCCACTCTTGCGATAGTTGCAGCAACAATCTTGAAAATTACTGCTCGGAAGTGATAATCACATATGGTGCAAAATACCTAGATGGAACCACCACATATGGGGGCTACTCGGACATTATGGTCGTAGATGAGCACTTCGTAGTTCATATTCCAGACAACCTATCTCTTGATGCAGCCGCACCTCTCCTATGCGCTGGAATTACAGTGTATAGCCCCTTGAGATTTTACGGTCTTGACAAACCGGGTATGCATGTGGGTGTGGTTGGGCTCGGTGGGCTAGGTCATGTAGCTGTAAAGTTTGCAAAAGCTATGGGGGTCAAGGTGACAGTTATTAGCACCTCACCCAACAAGAAACAAGAAGCCCTCGAGCATCTTGGTGCCGACTCATTTTTGGTTAGCCGTGATCAGGATCAGATGCAG GCTGCAATGGGCACAATGGATGGTGTAATTGACACGGTGTCGGCCATGCATCCTATCTTGCCTTTGATTAGTCTATTGAAGACTCAAGGAAAGCTGGTTTTGGTTGGTGCGCCTGCGAAACCACTTGAGCTACCAGTGTTTCCTTTGATCGTGG GAAGAAAAATAGTGGGTGGGAGTGCTGGTGGAGGAATGCAGGAAACACAAGAGATGATTGATTTTGCTGCTAAGAACAACATAACAGCAGATATCGAGTTGATTTCAATGGATTATGTGAACACTGCCATGGAGCGGCTATTGAAAACTGATGTTAGGTATCGATTTGTCATTGATATTGGCAACacaatgaaaaattga
- the LOC7482276 gene encoding anthocyanin 5-aromatic acyltransferase has protein sequence MAKSSTVKVVEHCIVSPPPNSAPPTILPLTFLDIPWLFFSPSQPLTFYEYPHSTSHFLSTTIPSLKHSLSLALQHFFPFAGNLVFSPAGSTKPNIVYNDGDYVTLTVAESSGDFSYFTSNYARDVNGFYPLVPKLATTSTVATGTREEVVPLFAVQVTVFANCGICIGLAYHHVVADGRTFNNFIKAWAFLSAHDCSLSIASLPSYNRSVIKDEHGLEEIFLKELWKRKSSQEMVLGPEAQVDLPSMVRATFVVRLADMERIKNWIVVQCKSKNQPQPVHLSPYVLTCAFLWVCLVRAKIQRGGSENHCYSRGEDPIYLGFIAGGMTRIDFPVPTTYFGNCVGFGRSTATRNELMGEDGIIVAANVIGNTIRRLDKEIFGGAEKWISEWEVMFGSVIHVIVSGSPKLNLYETDFGWGRPKKIEDISIDKIRAISLLESRDEKGGIELGLAFPTGEMDAFKTLFIQELEALQ, from the coding sequence ATGGCTAAATCCTCCACAGTTAAGGTTGTAGAGCACTGCATAGTCTCTCCACCACCCAATTCAGCTCCACCAACTATTCTTCCACTAACTTTCTTGGACATACCATGGCTATTTTTCTCTCCAAGCCAACCTCTCACTTTCTATGAATATCCACACTCCACCTCTCACTTCCTATCCACCACTATCCCCAGCCTCAAGCACTCTCTATCCCTTGCTCTCCaacatttctttccttttgctgGAAACCTCGTTTTTTCCCCAGCAGGATCCACTAAGCCTAACATTGTCTACAATGATGGAGATTATGTCACATTGACAGTTGCTGAGTCTAGTGGTGATTTCAGTTACTTTACTAGTAATTATGCAAGAGATGTCAATGGGTTTTACCCTCTTGTGCCTAAACTGGCTACTACCAGTACTGTAGCAACTGGCACACGAGAAGAAGTGGTTCCACTGTTTGCCGTCCAGGTTACTGTTTTCGCAAATTGTGGGATTTGCATTGGTCTTGCTTATCATCATGTGGTTGCCGATGGAAGGACATTCAACAATTTTATCAAGGCATGGGCCTTTTTAAGCGCACATGACTGTTCTCTCTCCATCGCTTCATTACCATCTTACAATCGGTCAGTGATAAAAGATGAACATGGGCTCGAGGAGATTTTCTTGAAGGAATTGTGGAAGAGAAAATCTTCACAAGAAATGGTTCTAGGACCTGAAGCCCAAGTAGATTTGCCAAGTATGGTCCGAGCCACGTTCGTGGTGAGATTGGCAGATATGGAGAGGATCAAGAATTGGATAGTTGTTCAATGCAAGAGCAAGAATCAACCACAACCTGTACATTTATCTCCATATGTGTTAACATGTGCTTTTCTTTGGGTTTGTTTAGTGAGAGCTAAAATTCAGAGGGGTGGAAGTGAAAACCACTGCTATTCAAGGGGGGAGGATCCGATTTATCTTGGCTTTATTGCTGGTGGTATGACCCGGATAGACTTTCCGGTACCCACCACATATTTTGGTAACTGTGTTGGGTTTGGTCGGTCCACGGCAACCAGGAATGAACTAATGGGAGAAGATGGGATAATTGTGGCTGCAAATGTGATTGGAAATACAATTAGAAGGttggataaagaaatttttGGTGGGGCGGAAAAATGGATTTCAGAATGGGAGGTAATGTTTGGGTCGGTGATCCATGTTATTGTTTCCGGGTCTCCGAAGTTGAATCTCTATGAGACGGATTTTGGGTGGGGGAGGCCTAAGAAGATAGAGGATATTTCGATCGATAAAATAAGAGCCATTTCACTCCTTGAGAGCAGGGACGAAAAGGGTGGAATTGAGCTAGGCTTAGCCTTCCCCACGGGTGAAATGGATGCTTTCAAGACTCTCTTTATTCAAGAACTCGAGGCTCTTCAATAA